The Williamsia sp. DF01-3 genome has a window encoding:
- a CDS encoding AMP-binding protein, translated as MRADAVQDFGAAQDDVEPLVLCGSTARTHRECFDRAGRLASALVDCGVEFGERVGLLAFNSVDFLEISIAIASAGGNPVPINWHWTAPEITYILDDCELRILFCDTMHMRTARQAVAAARSTVQIVEVTDDGVNRRNSHEALIASRSDGLEYREGAMAASLGLIYTSGTTGRPKGVVRERMSADQLFTVAAATAEHMGLRQGGQLLVAGPLYHASPNAFALLGLRVGSNVTLMPRWDAEDFLELIHTRRIEQAKVVPTMLSRLLSLPPEVRTAYDVSSLTHLVHSAAPCPPAIKRASIEWFGDAVKEFFGCTEGGIITWIDAQEWSERPGSVGRPVDGSSVRIVDDAGRPVPAGTPGRVQIQPPPDWPAFTYLRSPTPARFPLDVGDVGYVDDDGYLYLTGRSTEVIISGGVNIYPAEIEAAAMELVYVEDAAAVGRQHEGDLGEQVALYVVARPGYDVQPTQLLDALSERLASYKLPRIIEVLDHLPRDDSGKVYKFKL; from the coding sequence ATGAGGGCAGATGCAGTGCAAGACTTCGGGGCGGCCCAGGACGACGTCGAGCCTCTGGTGCTGTGCGGGTCCACCGCCCGCACCCATCGGGAGTGTTTCGACCGGGCGGGTCGGCTGGCATCAGCGCTGGTCGACTGCGGGGTCGAGTTCGGTGAGAGGGTCGGACTCCTCGCATTCAACAGCGTCGACTTCCTCGAGATCTCCATCGCCATCGCCTCTGCGGGAGGCAATCCGGTACCCATCAACTGGCACTGGACCGCACCAGAGATCACCTACATCCTCGACGACTGCGAGCTGCGGATCCTCTTCTGCGACACGATGCACATGCGCACCGCCCGCCAGGCCGTTGCCGCGGCACGTTCGACTGTGCAGATCGTGGAGGTGACCGACGACGGGGTCAACCGCCGCAATTCGCATGAAGCACTCATCGCAAGTCGGTCCGACGGGCTCGAGTACCGGGAGGGGGCCATGGCGGCCTCGCTCGGCCTGATCTACACCTCGGGTACCACCGGACGGCCCAAAGGAGTTGTGCGCGAACGTATGAGCGCCGATCAGCTGTTCACCGTGGCTGCGGCCACGGCCGAACACATGGGACTTCGGCAAGGCGGCCAACTGCTCGTCGCCGGACCGCTGTATCACGCAAGTCCCAATGCGTTTGCTCTCCTGGGCCTGCGGGTCGGCTCGAACGTGACCCTCATGCCGAGGTGGGACGCCGAAGATTTCCTCGAGTTGATCCACACCAGGCGTATCGAGCAGGCCAAGGTCGTCCCCACGATGCTCTCCCGGTTGCTGTCGCTGCCACCCGAGGTTCGGACCGCATACGACGTGTCCTCTTTGACGCATCTCGTCCATTCGGCAGCGCCGTGTCCACCGGCCATCAAACGCGCTTCCATCGAGTGGTTCGGTGACGCGGTCAAGGAGTTCTTCGGCTGCACCGAAGGCGGGATCATCACCTGGATCGACGCGCAGGAGTGGTCGGAGCGGCCAGGATCGGTCGGCCGTCCGGTGGACGGTTCTTCGGTGAGGATCGTGGACGACGCGGGTCGGCCGGTGCCGGCCGGAACGCCGGGACGTGTGCAGATCCAGCCTCCGCCTGACTGGCCGGCCTTCACCTACCTGCGCAGTCCGACACCTGCTCGGTTCCCTTTGGATGTGGGTGATGTCGGCTACGTCGACGACGACGGGTACCTGTACCTGACGGGCCGCAGCACCGAGGTGATCATCTCCGGCGGGGTCAACATCTATCCCGCCGAGATAGAGGCCGCAGCGATGGAACTGGTGTACGTCGAAGACGCTGCCGCAGTCGGCCGACAACACGAAGGTGACCTGGGGGAGCAGGTGGCCCTGTATGTGGTGGCGAGACCCGGCTACGACGTCCAGCCGACCCAGCTGCTCGATGCACTCAGCGAGCGCCTGGCGTCGTACAAGCTGCCACGGATCATCGAGGTGCTCGACCATCTCCCGCGCGACGACAGCGGCAAGGTCTACAAGTTCAAGCTGTGA
- a CDS encoding TetR/AcrR family transcriptional regulator, protein MSIRHAKIAAVGDPSVADRVLDAARICLVRAEGGKITLAEVARLAGVSRPTVYRRWPDVQSVTADLVTREMSRVIAGEPAQGTSLGDKVDRIVAVADAIRHNDLFAALWSEPSAALAPYVFVRFGRSQQAVLALLNRTIADGQRRGDIRDGDPDQLATMVLLICQSTIQSHAIVEPILGERWSPELRHALMSYLRSAP, encoded by the coding sequence ATGTCAATCCGTCACGCCAAGATCGCCGCAGTGGGTGATCCCTCTGTCGCCGACCGCGTACTCGACGCGGCGCGGATATGTCTCGTGCGCGCAGAAGGCGGCAAGATCACCCTCGCCGAGGTCGCGCGACTGGCCGGAGTGAGTCGGCCGACCGTGTACCGACGCTGGCCCGACGTGCAGTCGGTGACCGCCGACCTCGTCACGAGGGAAATGAGCCGGGTCATCGCCGGCGAGCCGGCACAAGGCACATCGCTGGGGGACAAGGTCGACCGAATTGTTGCCGTAGCCGACGCCATCCGGCACAACGACCTGTTCGCGGCCTTGTGGAGTGAGCCGTCGGCAGCGCTGGCACCGTATGTGTTCGTCAGGTTCGGGCGGAGTCAGCAAGCGGTGCTCGCTCTTCTGAACCGCACGATCGCAGACGGTCAGCGCCGCGGCGACATCCGCGACGGCGATCCCGACCAGCTGGCCACCATGGTTCTGCTGATCTGCCAGTCCACGATCCAATCCCACGCGATCGTCGAACCCATTCTCGGTGAGCGATGGTCGCCAGAACTGCGGCACGCACTCATGTCCTATCTGAGGAGCGCGCCATGA
- a CDS encoding acyl-CoA dehydrogenase family protein, translating to MSEVTEDDLADILAATRSFVREQVVPREQEIADSDAIPADLLQAAKGMGLFGFAIPQQWGGLGLDLEQDVRLAQELGYTSLAFRSSLGTNNGIAGQVLVEFGTDEQKEAWLSRIASGEVVASFALTEDGAGSNPAGLRTKAVADEDDWVISGEKRYITNAPWADLFVVFARYRPADETGPGIAVFLVPADTPGVIVGPKDSKMGQQGSVTAQVFFDDVRVPGASLVGGDPEVGYRAAMTILARGRIHIAAVAVGQAQRALDESVQYAALTTQGGTTIGDFQLVQAMLADQQTGVMAGRALVAEAARKWVSGEDRRIAPSVAKLYCTEMLGKVADLAVQVHGGSGYIRGVVVERIYRDARLLRLYEGTSEIQRLIIGSGLVRAEKKRTQ from the coding sequence ATGAGCGAAGTCACCGAGGACGACCTGGCCGACATCCTGGCGGCAACCCGGAGTTTTGTGCGTGAGCAGGTGGTTCCGCGCGAGCAGGAGATCGCCGACTCCGACGCGATCCCTGCCGACCTCCTGCAGGCGGCCAAGGGCATGGGCTTGTTCGGGTTCGCGATCCCGCAGCAGTGGGGTGGTCTCGGCCTGGATCTCGAACAGGATGTCCGACTCGCACAGGAATTGGGCTACACGAGTCTGGCCTTCCGGTCGAGCCTCGGCACCAACAACGGCATCGCCGGTCAGGTGCTGGTGGAGTTCGGAACCGATGAACAGAAAGAAGCCTGGCTGAGCCGGATCGCGTCGGGCGAAGTGGTGGCGTCTTTTGCGCTCACCGAGGATGGGGCCGGTTCGAATCCGGCCGGCCTGCGAACGAAAGCCGTTGCCGATGAGGACGATTGGGTGATCAGCGGCGAGAAGCGCTACATCACCAACGCGCCGTGGGCTGATCTGTTCGTGGTGTTCGCGCGCTACCGGCCGGCCGACGAGACCGGTCCGGGCATCGCGGTCTTCCTGGTGCCTGCCGATACCCCCGGAGTGATTGTGGGCCCGAAGGATTCGAAGATGGGCCAACAGGGGTCGGTGACTGCCCAGGTGTTCTTCGACGACGTCCGGGTACCTGGTGCGTCACTTGTCGGCGGCGATCCAGAGGTTGGATACCGGGCGGCCATGACCATTCTCGCCCGTGGCCGCATCCACATCGCGGCAGTCGCAGTGGGGCAGGCGCAACGTGCATTGGACGAATCGGTGCAGTACGCCGCGCTGACGACGCAGGGAGGCACCACGATCGGCGACTTCCAGTTGGTGCAGGCAATGCTCGCCGACCAGCAAACCGGTGTGATGGCCGGCCGGGCGCTGGTGGCCGAAGCGGCGCGCAAATGGGTCAGCGGCGAGGACCGGCGCATCGCACCCTCGGTGGCAAAGCTCTATTGCACCGAGATGCTGGGCAAGGTCGCCGATCTCGCGGTTCAGGTTCACGGGGGCAGTGGGTACATCAGAGGTGTTGTGGTGGAACGCATTTACCGAGACGCGCGACTCCTGCGGTTGTACGAGGGCACCAGTGAGATACAGCGGCTGATCATCGGCTCAGGCCTGGTGCGAGCGGAGAAGAAGAGGACTCAGTAA
- a CDS encoding glycerol-3-phosphate dehydrogenase/oxidase yields the protein MTGRPLSFADASLNADRRTCELAQLASRTDPVDVLVIGGGVTGAGAALDAAARGLSVVLVEAHDLAFGTSRWSSKLVHGGLRYLATGNISIARESALERHRVMTVIAPHLVRPVGQLLPVYSDTPFVAKVAARAGMLAGDVLRHNAATPATVLPRSRRISAQRAGELCPGIRTDGLRSAVLGHDGQLIDDARLVVALARTAAGLGASICTYTRASDVTGHGAVLTDTRTGNSFPIAARSVINATGVWSGQVDDSIRLRPSRGTHLVVNAAAVGNPTAALTVPMAGSISRFVFALPQQLGRVYIGLTDEDAPGGIPDEPTPSKNEIDLLLNTINQALSRELTRSDIRGTYSGLRPLIDDGGAGERATADLSRNHLVRVSPTGVITVVGGKLTTYRQMAQDAVDEAVQRGGIRAASCETESLALVGAVGRPGDSTLPESLVARFGAEAGRVLEMATVSDPDGRIAEDIDVTRAEVQYALTAEGALTVDDILARRTRIALVPSDADAARPAVTEIVKATVSASA from the coding sequence ATGACCGGCCGACCCCTGTCTTTTGCCGACGCGTCGTTGAACGCCGACCGCCGCACCTGCGAACTCGCACAACTCGCTTCGCGCACCGATCCGGTCGACGTACTGGTCATCGGTGGGGGTGTCACCGGGGCCGGGGCGGCCCTCGATGCAGCAGCCCGCGGGCTGTCGGTGGTGCTGGTGGAGGCGCATGACCTGGCCTTCGGAACCAGCCGATGGAGCAGCAAACTCGTCCATGGCGGTCTGCGATACCTCGCGACCGGCAACATCTCGATCGCACGCGAGTCCGCGCTCGAACGTCATCGGGTGATGACGGTGATCGCACCGCATCTCGTACGACCGGTCGGGCAGCTGCTGCCTGTCTACTCCGACACCCCGTTTGTCGCCAAGGTCGCGGCCCGCGCCGGCATGCTTGCCGGAGATGTGCTGCGGCACAACGCCGCGACCCCTGCCACCGTACTACCGCGTTCACGCCGGATCTCGGCGCAGCGGGCGGGCGAACTGTGTCCGGGGATCCGGACCGATGGGTTGCGGTCGGCGGTCCTGGGACACGACGGGCAGCTCATCGACGATGCCCGTCTGGTGGTCGCCCTCGCGCGTACCGCGGCGGGCCTCGGCGCCAGTATCTGTACCTACACCCGCGCCTCCGACGTCACCGGACACGGCGCTGTGCTCACCGACACCCGGACGGGCAACAGCTTCCCGATCGCAGCCCGGTCGGTGATCAACGCAACCGGGGTGTGGTCGGGACAGGTCGACGACTCGATACGCCTACGACCAAGTCGCGGAACGCATCTCGTGGTCAACGCCGCTGCTGTGGGGAATCCGACTGCAGCCCTCACCGTTCCGATGGCGGGCAGCATCAGCCGGTTCGTCTTCGCGCTGCCGCAGCAGCTGGGCCGGGTGTACATCGGGCTCACCGACGAGGACGCACCAGGCGGCATCCCGGACGAGCCCACCCCGTCCAAGAACGAGATCGATCTGCTGCTCAACACGATCAACCAGGCACTCAGCCGGGAGCTCACCCGGTCGGACATCCGCGGTACCTACTCGGGACTGCGACCGCTGATCGACGACGGCGGCGCGGGGGAGCGGGCCACCGCGGACCTGTCGCGTAACCATCTGGTCCGGGTCAGTCCCACAGGTGTGATCACGGTGGTCGGCGGGAAGCTGACGACCTACCGCCAGATGGCCCAGGACGCCGTCGACGAGGCCGTCCAGCGCGGCGGCATACGCGCGGCATCCTGCGAGACCGAGTCACTGGCGCTGGTGGGCGCTGTCGGGCGGCCAGGCGACAGCACATTGCCGGAGTCGCTGGTGGCGCGGTTCGGTGCCGAGGCCGGGCGTGTCCTCGAGATGGCCACGGTGAGCGACCCGGACGGTCGAATAGCCGAGGACATCGACGTCACCCGGGCCGAAGTGCAGTACGCGCTGACCGCCGAAGGCGCGCTGACCGTTGATGACATCCTGGCCAGACGTACCCGAATTGCGTTGGTGCCCAGCGATGCCGACGCGGCACGCCCGGCAGTCACCGAGATCGTCAAGGCGACCGTGTCTGCGAGCGCTTGA